A window of Calliopsis andreniformis isolate RMS-2024a chromosome 3, iyCalAndr_principal, whole genome shotgun sequence contains these coding sequences:
- the LOC143188915 gene encoding uncharacterized protein LOC143188915 has protein sequence MGEYLALEHVTQVDTFDAPGFYLSHHAVIKLSSTTAKLRVVFNGSAKTGSGLSLNDALMVGPTIQDDLFTLRLRFMMYAFVITGDIEKIYCQFLVRPEDRAYRHISWRDDSGNLKTFELNVVTFGLSSAPYLAIRCLHQLANDEQEKFPDAAAIVKRDLYVDDLLTSVETLEEARHIQTQICELLRRGGLNIRQWATNDPNLLAGINKDQIHPKIFDDTAVMKTLGLFWDARNDTIRYTVELPVLNEVSKRSVLSTIAKIFDPLGVLRPVTIVAKLILQRLSQLKVDWNESLPANVHTEWTTYAAQLQMLNNIEFTRHVSLRDSNGQPTNSVLSRRASFVQNLASRL, from the coding sequence ATGGGCGAATATCTCGCACTTGAGCACGTGACGCAGGTAGACACCTTCGACGCGCCGGGTTTCTATTTGTCGCATCACGCTGTCATAAAACTCTCAAGTACGACTGCGAAACTCCGCGTAGTTTTCAACGGTTCGGCCAAAACAGGTAGCGGATTATCATTGAACGACGCGCTAATGGTAGGCCCTACAATCCAGGACGATTTATTTACGCTGCGCTTGCGCTTTATGATGTACGCATTCGTAATCACCGGGGATATCGAGAAGATTTATTGCCAGTTCCTCGTACGACCGGAGGATCGCGCATATCGGCATATATCATGGAGGGATGACAGTGGAAATTTAAAAACATTTGAATTAAATGTAGTCACGTTCGGACTCTCCTCAGCCCCTTATCTGGCGATAAGATGTCTTCATCAGCTCGCGAATGATGAGCAAGAGAAATTTCCAGACGCAGCAGCGATCGTCAAGCGGGATTTATATGTTGATGATCTTCTTACTAGTGTCGAGACCTTAGAAGAGGCTCGACATATTCAAACACAGATATGCGAATTGCTAAGAAGAGGAGGACTCAACATCCGACAATGGGCTACAAATGATCCAAACCTTCTTGCAGGAATTAACAAAGATCAAATCCATCCGAAGATCTTTGATGATACCGCTGTAATGAAAACGTTGGGGTTATTCTGGGATGCGCGAAACGATACCATTAGATACACTGTCGAACTTCCAGTCTTGAACGAGGTCAGCAAGCGGTCAGTTTTATCGACTATTGCCAAAATCTTCGATCCATTAGGAGTACTCAGACCTGTTACGATCGTCGCCAAACTCATATTGCAACGTCTTTCGCAATTGAAAGTCGATTGGAATGAGTCGCTTCCCGCCAACGTCCACACCGAGTGGACCACTTATGCGGCTCAATTGCAAATGCTTAACAACATCGAATTCACTCGTCACGTATCTTTAAGGGACTCCAACGGACAACCGACAAATTCGGTTTTATCAAGACGCGCCTCCTTTGTGCAAAATCTCGCGTCGCGCCTTTAA